A stretch of the Pyxidicoccus trucidator genome encodes the following:
- a CDS encoding AMP-dependent synthetase/ligase: protein MKETTGTGDAVLAEDAHLLRPLLDHARLTPERALLASRSGARFVTHTAREVEQTVRRLARGLLAIGVEPGQRVALMSRTRLEWALLDFAILMAGGVTVPIYDTSSADQVEWIVQDSEAEVAFFEHHKMHAVFQSVAERLPRCRQTFVIDEGAFEHLMRLGEGVDAGRVEERLAGLRASSLATIIYTSGTTGRPKGCMLSHGNLRANVRQVLQLGQGMLRPEDRTLLFLPLAHSLAKILFLLSLELGAEVAFSSGISQLNEELLLVRPDWMVAVPRVFEKIFHGAQRRAWSAGKEKAFSLAEEVAIRTSRERAGGHLALRTRVLHAVLDRLVYRRLRAAFGGRLRFAVSGGGPLSERLTRFFDGVGVEVLEGYGLTESSPVLTLNVHSAWKPGSVGRPLPGTTLRIADDGEVLARGPQVFEGYWHNEAATRDTLTPDGWLRTGDLGSLDEDGYLRITGRKKELLVTAGGKNVAPAPLEERLRAHPLVSQAVVVGDGLPFVAALVTLDAERLRDWAGEHGRSGQTVEQLVGTPELRAELQHAIEDANRPVSRAEAIREFAILPNDFTVESDELTPSLKVKRGLVTQRYASVISAMYAQP from the coding sequence CGGAGCGAGCACTCCTGGCCTCCCGGTCCGGTGCGCGGTTCGTGACGCATACCGCCCGCGAGGTGGAGCAGACCGTGCGCCGGCTCGCCCGCGGGCTGCTGGCGATTGGCGTCGAGCCGGGCCAGCGCGTGGCGCTGATGTCGCGCACCCGCCTGGAGTGGGCACTGCTCGACTTCGCCATCCTGATGGCTGGAGGCGTCACCGTCCCCATCTACGACACCTCCTCCGCCGACCAGGTGGAATGGATTGTCCAAGACAGTGAAGCGGAGGTCGCCTTCTTCGAGCACCACAAGATGCACGCCGTCTTCCAGTCCGTGGCGGAGCGGCTGCCCCGGTGCCGCCAGACGTTCGTCATCGACGAGGGGGCGTTCGAGCACCTGATGCGCCTCGGGGAGGGCGTGGACGCCGGGCGCGTGGAGGAGCGGCTGGCGGGCCTGCGAGCCAGCTCACTCGCCACCATCATCTACACCTCGGGGACGACGGGCCGCCCCAAGGGCTGCATGCTGAGCCATGGCAACCTGCGCGCCAACGTGCGGCAGGTCCTCCAGCTGGGTCAGGGCATGCTTCGCCCGGAGGACCGCACGCTGCTGTTCCTCCCGCTGGCCCATTCCCTGGCGAAAATCCTCTTCCTGCTGTCCCTGGAACTCGGGGCGGAGGTGGCCTTCTCCAGCGGCATCTCCCAGCTGAACGAGGAGCTGCTGCTGGTGCGCCCCGACTGGATGGTGGCGGTGCCACGCGTCTTCGAGAAGATCTTCCACGGGGCACAGCGCCGCGCCTGGAGCGCGGGCAAGGAGAAGGCGTTCTCCCTGGCGGAGGAGGTGGCCATCCGGACCTCGCGCGAGCGCGCCGGGGGGCACCTCGCGCTGCGCACGCGGGTGCTGCACGCGGTCCTGGACCGGCTCGTCTACCGGCGGCTGCGCGCGGCGTTCGGCGGGCGGCTGCGCTTCGCCGTGTCCGGGGGAGGTCCGCTGAGTGAGCGGCTGACGCGCTTCTTCGATGGCGTGGGCGTGGAGGTGCTCGAGGGCTACGGCCTCACGGAGTCGAGCCCGGTGCTGACCCTCAACGTCCACAGCGCATGGAAGCCCGGCTCGGTGGGACGGCCCCTGCCTGGCACCACCCTGCGCATCGCGGACGACGGCGAAGTCCTGGCGCGCGGGCCCCAGGTGTTCGAGGGCTACTGGCACAATGAGGCCGCCACGCGTGACACCCTCACCCCGGACGGGTGGCTGCGCACGGGGGACCTCGGCTCGCTGGACGAGGACGGCTACCTGCGCATCACCGGGCGCAAGAAGGAGCTGCTCGTCACGGCGGGAGGCAAGAACGTGGCCCCGGCGCCCCTGGAAGAGCGCCTCCGGGCCCACCCGCTGGTGAGCCAGGCCGTCGTCGTCGGCGACGGCCTGCCCTTCGTGGCCGCCCTGGTGACGCTGGACGCAGAGCGCCTCCGCGACTGGGCGGGCGAGCATGGCAGGAGCGGGCAAACCGTGGAGCAGCTCGTGGGCACGCCGGAGCTGCGTGCGGAGCTCCAGCACGCCATCGAGGATGCGAACCGGCCCGTGTCGCGCGCCGAGGCCATCCGCGAGTTCGCCATCCTGCCGAACGACTTCACCGTGGAGAGCGACGAGCTGACACCCTCGCTGAAGGTGAAGCGCGGGCTCGTCACCCAGCGCTACGCGTCCGTCATCTCGGCGATGTACGCGCAGCCGTGA
- a CDS encoding di-heme oxidoredictase family protein: MKAIWCLSALLLTAGAPRQEAPVPDSRSTEAPGRAEDTALSGGSTTVFDTSHNAFGRALGNLDPARWYQMRDGKQLFTRDWAAHGEGRVGALTNATGCGSCHFKDGRGRPAPDVGTEAPLLVRLSVPSPDAPAGHPEPVYGGQLNDRGVPGVPAEGAVQVSYTELKGRYADGTPYTLRKPRYRITRLGYGRLLPNAMMSPRIPAQVFGLGLLEAIPEEAILALADAEDRDGDGVSGRPNRVISARTGKAELGRFGWKANQPSLEQQVASAFSEDLGLTSPLKPGSNCTAKQASCLAQAPAQSPAVSEHELERTTLYLRLLAVPARRGVAEPAVVKGEALFQQAGCATCHHASFKTGDVTDVPELGNQTVRPYTDLLLHDLGPELADSRPDSEASGSEWRTPPLWGLGLLEVVSKQVRLLHDGRARGFEEAILWHGGEAAASRERFKALDKSEREALVAFLRSL; the protein is encoded by the coding sequence ATGAAGGCAATCTGGTGTCTATCGGCCCTGCTGCTCACCGCGGGGGCTCCCCGGCAGGAAGCGCCGGTGCCGGACTCGCGCTCGACGGAGGCCCCCGGGCGCGCGGAGGACACGGCGCTCTCCGGCGGAAGCACGACGGTGTTCGACACCTCCCACAACGCCTTTGGCCGCGCGCTGGGGAATCTGGATCCCGCGCGCTGGTACCAGATGCGCGACGGCAAGCAGCTGTTCACGAGGGACTGGGCGGCTCATGGGGAGGGCCGGGTGGGAGCGCTGACGAACGCCACGGGGTGCGGCTCCTGCCACTTCAAGGACGGCCGCGGCCGGCCTGCTCCGGACGTGGGCACGGAGGCGCCGCTGCTCGTCCGGCTGAGCGTACCGTCGCCGGACGCGCCCGCGGGGCACCCCGAGCCCGTGTATGGCGGTCAGCTCAATGACCGGGGCGTCCCGGGAGTCCCGGCCGAGGGCGCGGTCCAGGTCTCCTATACGGAGCTGAAGGGCCGCTACGCCGATGGGACGCCGTACACCCTGCGCAAGCCCCGCTATCGCATCACCCGGCTGGGCTACGGCCGGCTGTTGCCGAACGCCATGATGTCTCCCCGCATCCCCGCCCAGGTCTTCGGGCTCGGCCTGCTCGAGGCCATACCCGAGGAGGCCATCCTCGCCCTGGCGGATGCCGAGGACCGCGACGGCGACGGCGTCTCCGGCCGACCGAACCGGGTCATCAGCGCGCGCACGGGAAAGGCCGAGCTGGGCCGCTTCGGCTGGAAGGCCAATCAACCCTCGCTGGAGCAGCAGGTGGCGAGCGCCTTCTCCGAGGACCTCGGGCTGACGTCGCCGCTGAAGCCTGGCAGCAACTGCACGGCGAAGCAGGCGTCCTGTCTGGCCCAGGCGCCCGCGCAATCGCCCGCGGTGTCCGAGCACGAGCTCGAGAGGACGACGCTGTACCTCCGGCTCCTCGCCGTCCCGGCGCGCAGAGGTGTGGCGGAGCCCGCGGTGGTGAAGGGGGAAGCGCTCTTCCAGCAGGCGGGCTGCGCCACCTGCCACCACGCCAGCTTCAAGACGGGAGACGTCACCGACGTCCCGGAGCTGGGGAATCAGACGGTCCGCCCCTACACGGACCTGCTGCTACATGACCTGGGGCCGGAGCTGGCCGACAGCCGCCCGGACTCGGAGGCGAGCGGCTCCGAGTGGAGGACGCCTCCGCTGTGGGGCCTGGGGTTGCTGGAGGTGGTCAGCAAGCAGGTCCGCCTGCTCCATGACGGCCGCGCGCGAGGCTTCGAGGAGGCCATCCTCTGGCACGGCGGCGAGGCCGCCGCTTCGCGCGAGCGCTTCAAGGCGCTCGACAAGTCCGAGCGGGAAGCACTCGTCGCGTTCCTGCGCTCACTCTGA